One segment of bacterium DNA contains the following:
- a CDS encoding saccharopine dehydrogenase C-terminal domain-containing protein yields MDKPEILIVGAGLMGRAAAYFFRNHPQGPFPVLLADHDEAVLDSAEKILADGNRVHTMRLDATRNDMLLRALSGVRVCLSCVPYFLNPAIARACLSLGVSYVDLGLKADVTDEILKMDEDCRARGVAFIPDTGFSPGLLNIVVWELVHRFKKCDDVRLWAGGLPQVPTGPLNYTAFFSIHGLVNEYFEDAREIRNGKVVTVPSLSDLETIDFPGHGTFEAFVTSGGTSTLPRTLEGKVNRLSYKTMRYPGHMEALEYLRDLGLADLTPYEFKCGQLSPREMLVKVLEAKLPKDVADMVLVRVAATGDGGKQEKIELVVKPDASSGLSAMEQVTGFPAAAVTLAILQGKVAPGSHAQETVIPFGWMKEQLGYYGITL; encoded by the coding sequence ATGGATAAACCCGAAATCCTGATCGTCGGCGCCGGCCTGATGGGCCGCGCAGCGGCGTATTTCTTCCGCAATCACCCCCAAGGTCCCTTTCCCGTTCTGCTGGCCGATCATGATGAAGCGGTGCTGGACAGCGCGGAGAAGATCCTCGCCGACGGCAACCGGGTGCATACCATGCGGCTCGACGCCACGCGCAACGATATGCTGCTGCGCGCGCTCTCAGGAGTGCGCGTCTGCCTGTCCTGCGTCCCCTATTTTTTGAATCCCGCCATCGCCCGCGCCTGCCTGTCGCTGGGCGTATCGTATGTGGACCTCGGCCTGAAGGCCGACGTCACCGATGAGATCCTGAAGATGGACGAAGACTGCCGCGCGCGCGGCGTGGCCTTCATCCCCGACACCGGTTTTTCTCCGGGACTGCTGAACATCGTGGTGTGGGAACTGGTGCACCGCTTCAAGAAGTGCGATGACGTGCGCTTGTGGGCGGGCGGTCTACCGCAGGTGCCGACGGGACCGCTGAACTACACGGCGTTCTTTTCGATCCACGGTCTGGTCAATGAATATTTCGAAGACGCGCGCGAAATCCGCAACGGCAAAGTGGTGACGGTGCCCTCGCTCTCCGATCTGGAAACCATCGACTTCCCCGGCCACGGCACGTTTGAAGCCTTTGTGACCTCCGGCGGCACGTCCACGCTGCCGCGCACCCTCGAAGGCAAGGTCAACCGGCTGAGCTATAAGACGATGCGCTATCCCGGCCATATGGAAGCGCTGGAATATCTGCGCGACCTTGGCCTGGCCGATCTGACGCCGTATGAATTCAAGTGCGGGCAGCTTAGTCCGCGCGAAATGCTGGTGAAGGTGCTCGAAGCCAAACTGCCCAAGGATGTGGCGGACATGGTGCTGGTGCGCGTAGCGGCCACGGGTGACGGCGGCAAGCAGGAGAAGATCGAACTGGTGGTCAAGCCCGATGCTTCCAGCGGCCTCTCGGCCATGGAGCAGGTGACGGGATTCCCTGCCGCGGCAGTGACGCTGGCGATTCTGCAAGGCAAAGTTGCTCCCGGCTCTCACGCGCAGGAAACCGTGATTCCCTTTGGCTGGATGAAAGAGCAGCTCGGCTATTACGGCATCACGCTGTAA
- a CDS encoding SRPBCC domain-containing protein yields the protein MHSFELKTVIAAPPHTVFAAITDPARITQWDYCQWVQDDMCLAGRIRKRDEEGRLIESEIVVYDPPFLLGLVTPLWVNTEDSDEGTFLTRQAFSIETHEAKSVLTLKMEGFPSEELCDRERNSWGGYFLEKLKKVAEATKEG from the coding sequence ATGCACTCCTTTGAACTCAAGACTGTTATTGCCGCGCCGCCGCATACGGTATTTGCGGCGATTACCGATCCGGCACGGATCACCCAGTGGGATTACTGCCAGTGGGTGCAGGATGATATGTGTCTGGCGGGCAGGATCCGCAAGCGCGACGAGGAAGGCCGCCTGATCGAAAGCGAAATCGTGGTCTATGATCCGCCGTTCCTCCTCGGGCTGGTTACGCCGCTGTGGGTGAACACCGAAGATTCCGACGAGGGCACCTTTCTCACGCGCCAGGCCTTCAGCATCGAGACCCATGAGGCCAAGTCGGTGCTGACGCTCAAGATGGAAGGCTTTCCCTCTGAAGAGTTGTGCGACCGCGAGCGCAACTCCTGGGGCGGCTACTTTCTCGAAAAGCTGAAGAAGGTGGCGGAAGCAACGAAAGAAGGATGA
- a CDS encoding diacylglycerol kinase family protein, translating to MVEADYLMEASETRAEHPFAPDVTLAIYNPVSGHAGSKLRARKLVSLLQARGYKVVCPHGALECSRVVLEGVRLGMEAVIIIGGDGTLWEVIAQLPLHVRIAYYPGGTSNLFALNWNIPRSPDMWMGLLASGHTRSVRLGCGNGRPFASVASVGFDALVVHRTGYPLKQFLSQGAYALQIFPSYLSYSPPKFQITIDGVPWEEDVLGVIVGRGQHYGGPFHVLPLKDPSLPQLTYAILGGKSKWNIGRFAVGMLFETLSKMHGVTCGMATEITVTTTPPSFVQLDGDPCGSTPVTFSVEETDRTILA from the coding sequence ATGGTTGAAGCCGATTATCTGATGGAGGCGAGCGAGACTCGCGCCGAACATCCCTTTGCGCCGGACGTGACACTGGCGATCTACAATCCGGTGTCAGGACACGCGGGCTCCAAACTGCGGGCGCGCAAACTGGTGTCGTTGCTCCAAGCGCGCGGCTACAAGGTGGTCTGTCCGCACGGCGCGCTGGAATGCTCGCGGGTGGTGCTGGAAGGCGTGCGTCTCGGCATGGAAGCGGTGATCATCATCGGCGGCGACGGCACGCTGTGGGAAGTGATCGCGCAGTTGCCGCTGCACGTGCGCATTGCCTACTATCCCGGCGGCACGTCCAATCTGTTTGCCCTCAACTGGAATATCCCGCGCTCTCCGGACATGTGGATGGGCCTGCTGGCCTCGGGCCACACGCGCTCGGTGCGCCTGGGCTGCGGCAATGGCCGCCCCTTTGCCAGCGTGGCCTCGGTGGGCTTCGACGCGCTGGTGGTGCATCGCACCGGCTACCCTCTCAAACAGTTTTTGAGCCAAGGGGCCTACGCGCTGCAGATTTTCCCCAGCTATCTTTCCTACTCGCCGCCGAAGTTCCAGATTACGATCGACGGAGTCCCCTGGGAAGAAGATGTGCTGGGTGTCATCGTGGGCCGCGGCCAGCACTACGGCGGACCGTTTCACGTGCTCCCGCTCAAAGACCCCAGTCTGCCGCAACTGACCTATGCGATTCTGGGCGGCAAGTCCAAGTGGAATATCGGCCGGTTTGCGGTGGGAATGCTCTTCGAAACCCTCTCCAAGATGCACGGTGTGACCTGCGGCATGGCTACGGAAATCACCGTGACCACCACACCGCCGTCCTTTGTGCAACTGGATGGCGACCCTTGCGGCAGCACGCCCGTCACGTTTTCCGTGGAAGAAACCGACAGAACGATTTTAGCTTAA
- a CDS encoding GNAT family N-acetyltransferase, with translation MSMLSILQAQDEKQIVEARALFIEYAESLGFDLGFQGFEEEVAGLPGEYAGAVGRLLIAYLDGAAVGCGALRRISETVCEMKRLYVRPQARGLGIGKLLSEQLMTEAREIGYRQMRLDTIAQQMQTAVALYRAQGFREIEPYRYNPIPGALYMEKDLTPAD, from the coding sequence ATGAGCATGCTCTCCATTCTTCAGGCACAGGATGAAAAGCAGATCGTAGAGGCCCGCGCCCTCTTCATAGAGTATGCCGAGTCGTTGGGGTTTGATTTGGGGTTTCAGGGATTTGAAGAGGAAGTGGCGGGGTTGCCGGGGGAGTATGCGGGGGCGGTGGGGAGATTGTTGATTGCGTATCTCGACGGGGCAGCGGTGGGGTGCGGGGCGCTCAGGCGGATCAGCGAAACGGTGTGCGAGATGAAGCGGCTGTATGTGCGGCCCCAGGCGCGGGGGCTGGGAATCGGCAAGCTGCTCTCTGAGCAATTGATGACCGAAGCGCGGGAGATCGGCTACAGGCAGATGCGGCTCGACACCATTGCCCAGCAGATGCAGACGGCCGTGGCGCTGTATCGGGCGCAGGGATTCCGGGAGATCGAACCGTACCGCTACAATCCTATTCCCGGCGCGTTGTATATGGAAAAAGACTTGACGCCTGCGGATTGA
- a CDS encoding transposase: MDQKPPHKSVRLPFVAYTEPYLYFVTICTTNREQLFGEIQSGQMVLNDLGRIVDEEWRRSGEVRAELILDQFIVMPDHLHGLVGLRPAGDLLDERDRAHSRAALQAEPLRGSRDRAPRSLCSFIAQFKATTTRRINDLRRTAAARVWQPRFYEHIIRQYESVDKARQYILKNPERWAADQHKTGVLM; this comes from the coding sequence ATGGATCAAAAGCCTCCTCACAAATCCGTTCGGCTGCCGTTTGTAGCCTACACCGAACCTTATCTCTATTTCGTCACGATTTGTACGACGAACCGCGAACAACTGTTCGGAGAGATTCAATCCGGACAAATGGTCTTGAATGATTTGGGCCGGATCGTGGATGAGGAATGGCGGCGTTCGGGCGAGGTGCGAGCCGAGCTGATATTGGACCAGTTCATTGTCATGCCCGATCATCTTCATGGGTTGGTAGGGCTCCGGCCTGCCGGGGATTTGCTTGATGAAAGAGACAGAGCGCACAGCCGTGCGGCGCTACAGGCCGAACCGCTTCGCGGATCGCGTGATCGTGCACCACGGTCCCTTTGCTCCTTCATTGCCCAATTCAAGGCGACAACAACGCGTCGCATCAATGACCTTCGGCGCACAGCCGCTGCACGTGTCTGGCAGCCACGTTTCTATGAGCATATCATCCGCCAATACGAGAGCGTTGACAAAGCGCGGCAGTACATTCTCAAGAATCCCGAGCGCTGGGCAGCAGACCAGCACAAGACCGGGGTGTTGATGTGA
- a CDS encoding superoxide dismutase, which translates to MKILALEKNIGARDARFEPHLKAEAQRVWELVQDGTLREIYFRTDVTEAVLMLECPDLAAAQAALNSLPLVREGLIAFELLPLKPYPGFARLFAENAATLKN; encoded by the coding sequence ATGAAAATTCTTGCTCTGGAAAAGAACATCGGCGCGCGGGATGCGCGGTTTGAGCCGCACCTGAAGGCCGAAGCGCAGCGCGTGTGGGAACTGGTGCAGGACGGGACGCTGCGCGAGATCTACTTCCGCACCGACGTCACCGAGGCCGTGCTGATGCTGGAGTGCCCGGACCTTGCCGCCGCACAGGCTGCCCTGAATTCTTTGCCGCTGGTGCGCGAAGGTTTGATTGCCTTCGAGCTTCTGCCCTTGAAACCGTATCCGGGATTTGCCAGGCTGTTTGCGGAAAACGCGGCAACGCTGAAAAACTGA
- the gyrB gene encoding DNA topoisomerase (ATP-hydrolyzing) subunit B, with protein sequence MAESILEQEKKKASSYEASSITVLKGLEAVRKRPAMYIGDIGTRGLHHLVYEVVDNSVDEAMAGYCTEIRMTVNEDGSVTVVDNGRGIPVDMHPVEKRSALEVVMTVLHAGGKFSRDSYKVSGGLHGVGVSVVNALSEKLEVIVRRDGRKYRQEYRRGIPTGKVEEIGNGRGNGTMTTFFPDPEIFKTTEFNFSTLVERVKELAYLNRGLRILAEDKRDGTKHDFKFDGGIAEFVKYLDETRTAIHKGVIYFSQEREGVPVEVAMQYNDGYNENTLTYVNNINTIEGGTHLVGFKSALTRTINNYAEKNKLFKNEKFQLSGEDVREGLTCVLSVRVSEPQFEGQTKTKLGNSEVKGIVEQIVNEKLGQYLEEHPHAAKSIIEKSVTSARAREAARKARDLTRRKSALESGSLPGKLADCTSNDVAISELYIVEGDSAGGSAKQGRNREFQAILPLKGKILNVEKARPEKILDNEELKTLIMAIGAGWGQDGEDIDLSKVRYGKIILMTDADVDGAHIRTLLLTFIYRRLKALLEDGRIYIAMPPLFRVAKGKAVRYAYDEKERDVHMKEFGGASNVYVQRYKGLGEMNPEQLWETTMDPDRRTMMLVTLEDAAAADKIFSVLMGDAVEPRRQFIEANARYVTNLDV encoded by the coding sequence ATGGCTGAGAGCATTCTCGAACAGGAAAAGAAAAAAGCATCCAGTTACGAAGCATCTTCGATCACCGTCCTCAAGGGGCTTGAGGCGGTGCGCAAGCGGCCGGCAATGTACATCGGCGACATCGGCACGCGGGGATTGCATCACCTTGTGTACGAGGTGGTGGACAATTCCGTGGACGAAGCCATGGCGGGATACTGCACCGAGATCCGCATGACCGTCAACGAAGACGGCTCGGTGACCGTGGTGGACAACGGGCGCGGTATTCCGGTGGACATGCATCCGGTGGAAAAGCGCTCCGCGCTCGAAGTGGTGATGACCGTGTTGCACGCCGGCGGCAAATTTTCGCGCGACAGCTACAAGGTGTCGGGCGGTCTGCACGGCGTGGGCGTGTCGGTGGTGAATGCGCTCTCCGAAAAGCTGGAAGTGATTGTGCGCCGCGACGGCAGGAAATACCGGCAGGAATACCGGCGGGGCATTCCCACGGGGAAAGTGGAAGAGATCGGGAACGGGCGAGGCAACGGTACCATGACGACCTTTTTCCCCGATCCGGAGATTTTCAAGACCACCGAATTCAACTTCAGCACACTGGTGGAGCGGGTCAAGGAGCTGGCCTACCTCAACCGCGGCCTGCGGATTCTGGCCGAAGACAAACGCGACGGCACCAAGCACGATTTCAAGTTCGACGGCGGCATCGCCGAATTCGTCAAGTATCTCGATGAGACCCGCACCGCGATCCACAAGGGTGTAATCTATTTCTCGCAGGAGCGCGAAGGCGTGCCGGTGGAAGTGGCCATGCAGTACAACGACGGCTACAACGAGAACACCCTTACCTACGTTAACAACATCAACACCATTGAAGGCGGCACGCATTTAGTGGGCTTCAAGTCGGCCCTCACCCGCACGATCAACAACTACGCCGAGAAGAACAAGCTGTTCAAGAACGAGAAGTTCCAGCTTTCCGGCGAGGACGTGCGCGAAGGGTTGACCTGCGTGCTTTCCGTGCGCGTGTCCGAACCGCAGTTCGAAGGCCAGACCAAGACCAAGCTGGGCAACAGCGAAGTCAAGGGCATTGTCGAGCAGATCGTCAACGAAAAGCTCGGGCAATATCTTGAAGAGCACCCGCACGCGGCCAAGTCGATTATCGAAAAGTCGGTGACCTCGGCGCGAGCCCGGGAAGCGGCGCGCAAGGCGCGCGACCTGACGCGGCGCAAGAGCGCCCTCGAATCCGGGAGCTTGCCCGGCAAACTGGCGGACTGCACCTCCAATGACGTCGCGATTTCCGAGCTGTACATCGTCGAGGGCGATTCGGCAGGCGGCAGCGCCAAGCAGGGCCGCAACCGCGAGTTTCAGGCGATTCTGCCGCTTAAGGGCAAGATCCTGAATGTGGAGAAGGCCCGTCCGGAGAAGATTCTCGACAACGAAGAATTGAAGACGCTGATCATGGCCATCGGCGCGGGCTGGGGACAGGACGGCGAGGACATCGACCTGTCCAAGGTGCGGTACGGCAAGATTATTCTGATGACCGATGCCGACGTCGACGGCGCGCACATTCGCACGCTGCTGTTGACGTTCATCTACCGCCGCCTGAAGGCCCTGCTGGAAGACGGCCGGATCTACATTGCCATGCCGCCGCTGTTCCGCGTGGCCAAGGGCAAAGCTGTGCGCTACGCGTATGACGAAAAAGAGCGCGACGTGCATATGAAGGAATTCGGCGGAGCGAGCAACGTGTACGTGCAGCGTTATAAGGGCCTGGGCGAGATGAATCCCGAGCAGCTCTGGGAAACCACGATGGATCCCGACCGCCGCACGATGATGCTGGTGACGCTGGAAGACGCCGCCGCCGCCGACAAGATCTTCTCGGTCCTGATGGGCGACGCCGTCGAACCAAGACGGCAGTTCATCGAAGCCAATGCGCGGTATGTAACCAATCTGGACGTGTAG
- a CDS encoding ketoacyl-ACP synthase III translates to MSEVYSAAKAGTRVGPYGAYIAGLGWGLPVRQVTNQDVTEAIIPFLDPPESVNIAAGKPTDGKWVRKAAGVELRRWMNPGEKLYDYSALACRRALDAAGCTIEDIDRIIVGTVTPEDHWPSEAAWVTHSFQDPKISGHDVTAACSSFMYALEQGYMAIRSGMAERVLVVGADAMAGAANPRDRGSFMLFGDAAAAVVLAACAPVDDCFLYMTSGQDTSGIDLIGSMVVPEAANYPDEAVSRGLRRVWMKGPQVYETVVPLGTRLISEALEKNGLKADDIAAFCMHQANDRITTALARAVGLRPERVIRNINRFGNTTSAAVPLALGEAFTRHLHDPQFSEIQPGDPILMYAFGGGLTYGLAIVRWSDKHPRAKDISWAAEQTKDLFKQG, encoded by the coding sequence ATGAGTGAAGTATATTCTGCCGCAAAGGCAGGGACGCGCGTCGGACCGTACGGCGCTTATATTGCTGGGTTGGGGTGGGGGTTGCCGGTTCGACAGGTGACCAATCAGGACGTCACGGAAGCGATAATTCCCTTTCTGGATCCTCCGGAAAGTGTCAATATTGCGGCGGGAAAGCCGACGGACGGGAAGTGGGTGCGCAAGGCGGCGGGCGTCGAACTGCGGCGCTGGATGAACCCGGGCGAAAAGCTCTACGACTATTCCGCGCTGGCCTGCCGGCGGGCCTTAGATGCCGCCGGATGCACCATTGAAGATATCGACCGGATTATTGTCGGCACGGTGACGCCGGAAGACCACTGGCCGTCGGAAGCGGCCTGGGTCACGCACTCCTTTCAGGATCCGAAGATTTCCGGACATGATGTGACCGCCGCCTGTTCGAGCTTCATGTACGCCCTCGAACAGGGCTACATGGCCATCCGCTCGGGTATGGCGGAGCGCGTGCTGGTGGTGGGCGCGGATGCTATGGCGGGAGCGGCCAATCCCCGCGACCGTGGCTCCTTCATGCTGTTCGGCGATGCGGCGGCGGCCGTGGTGCTGGCGGCATGCGCCCCGGTAGATGACTGTTTCCTGTACATGACGTCCGGGCAGGATACCTCCGGCATTGATCTGATCGGCAGCATGGTGGTTCCGGAGGCGGCGAACTATCCCGATGAAGCGGTCTCGCGCGGCTTGCGGCGGGTGTGGATGAAGGGTCCACAAGTGTACGAAACAGTGGTGCCGCTGGGCACGCGTCTGATCAGCGAAGCGCTGGAAAAAAACGGACTGAAGGCGGATGACATCGCGGCCTTTTGCATGCATCAGGCCAATGACCGGATTACGACGGCGCTGGCGCGCGCGGTGGGGCTGCGTCCCGAGCGTGTCATCCGCAATATCAACCGCTTCGGCAACACGACCTCGGCGGCGGTGCCGCTGGCGCTGGGCGAAGCCTTCACGCGGCATCTGCACGATCCGCAATTCTCGGAGATCCAGCCGGGCGATCCGATCCTCATGTATGCCTTCGGCGGCGGGCTGACCTATGGGCTGGCGATTGTGCGCTGGTCGGACAAGCACCCGCGCGCCAAGGATATTTCCTGGGCAGCGGAGCAGACAAAGGACCTGTTCAAGCAGGGGTGA
- a CDS encoding amino acid--tRNA ligase-related protein: MKTTQQVKLWDLLTRTSFNHWWSRGYTYVEVPALVRASGACEFVDSLMEASLDGRLNWGAQPVFLKQTGQLHLEGALGKFPKVFTAGRSFRGEQHDPSDGRHCLEFSLHEIEFRGEPADLYDALLNEIQSFVQALCSQLAANAEGLGLSDARVKLLDKWASTPFARLTYSEAIAELQSLGEPILWGEDFTHWQELKLAEAHGPVFMMKFPDPLWEHPELQSAQPCGATKRELKVIKFFNMLPDGEGRIDSADLILPGSGESVGAAVRLHKLDLLKDRLVHSLMFEHLVNRRFEWLVAAGKYPTMDEAAESVLEDFEPYFEEVGSHGLPHAGCGFGMNRIAQGLMGQATIEAIDAFPVTFANFRHAGVTPAPIAAFGGGTAPQTARSLEEVEAA, encoded by the coding sequence ATGAAGACGACTCAGCAAGTGAAGTTGTGGGATCTGCTCACGCGCACCAGTTTCAATCACTGGTGGTCACGCGGTTACACCTACGTGGAAGTACCCGCCTTAGTGCGCGCCTCGGGCGCCTGCGAATTCGTAGATTCCCTGATGGAAGCCTCCCTCGACGGACGCTTGAACTGGGGCGCACAGCCCGTGTTCCTCAAGCAGACCGGGCAGCTTCACCTTGAAGGCGCGCTCGGCAAATTCCCCAAAGTCTTCACCGCCGGCCGCAGTTTCCGCGGTGAACAGCATGATCCCTCCGATGGCCGTCACTGCCTCGAATTTTCCCTCCATGAAATCGAATTCCGCGGCGAACCTGCCGACCTGTATGATGCCCTGCTGAACGAAATTCAGAGCTTTGTGCAGGCGCTGTGCAGCCAGCTTGCCGCCAATGCCGAAGGGCTTGGCCTTTCGGATGCGCGCGTCAAACTTTTAGACAAGTGGGCCAGCACGCCCTTTGCCCGTCTGACTTACAGCGAAGCGATTGCCGAACTGCAGAGCCTCGGCGAGCCGATTTTGTGGGGCGAGGACTTTACCCACTGGCAGGAATTGAAGCTGGCCGAAGCGCATGGGCCGGTCTTTATGATGAAGTTCCCCGATCCGCTGTGGGAGCATCCGGAACTGCAGAGCGCACAGCCGTGCGGCGCTACAAAGCGCGAGCTGAAGGTAATCAAGTTCTTCAACATGCTGCCCGACGGCGAAGGGCGGATTGACAGCGCGGACCTGATTCTGCCCGGCAGCGGCGAATCGGTGGGCGCGGCGGTGCGGCTGCACAAGCTGGATCTGCTGAAAGACCGCCTGGTGCATTCGCTGATGTTCGAGCATCTGGTGAACCGCCGCTTTGAGTGGCTCGTGGCCGCGGGCAAATATCCGACGATGGATGAAGCGGCAGAATCGGTGCTGGAAGATTTCGAACCGTACTTCGAAGAAGTCGGCTCCCACGGTCTGCCTCACGCCGGCTGCGGCTTCGGCATGAACCGCATCGCGCAGGGCCTGATGGGCCAGGCGACGATTGAAGCCATTGACGCGTTTCCTGTCACCTTTGCCAACTTCAGACATGCAGGGGTGACCCCTGCACCCATAGCCGCCTTCGGCGGTGGGACAGCGCCGCAGACGGCGCGGTCCCTCGAAGAAGTCGAGGCAGCTTAA
- a CDS encoding glucose 1-dehydrogenase produces the protein MGRVDGKVAVVTGGALGIGQATCELLAKEGAKVAVTDILADAGEECAARIRSKGGSAQFFMLDVSSEENVRRVIRDVVATFGEIDILVNNAGIGGVSKPTTEITEAEWDQVMAVNVKGVFFCTKHTVPHMKRAGGGSIINLSSIYGLVGAQDAPPYHASKGAVRLLTKTDALFYAADHIRVNSVHPGFVWTPLVENAMKALGDLETMRGILTSQHPIGFLGEPLDIAYAILYLASDESRFVTGSELVIDGGYTAK, from the coding sequence ATGGGACGAGTAGATGGAAAAGTAGCTGTGGTGACGGGGGGAGCGCTGGGGATCGGGCAGGCGACCTGTGAACTTCTGGCCAAAGAAGGCGCGAAAGTCGCGGTGACCGACATTCTGGCCGATGCTGGTGAAGAATGCGCGGCGCGGATCCGGAGCAAGGGCGGCTCAGCCCAGTTCTTCATGCTGGATGTCTCCAGCGAAGAGAATGTGCGGCGCGTGATCCGTGATGTTGTGGCCACTTTCGGCGAGATCGATATTCTGGTGAACAACGCAGGCATCGGCGGCGTCTCCAAGCCGACGACCGAGATCACCGAAGCAGAATGGGACCAGGTGATGGCGGTGAACGTGAAGGGTGTGTTCTTCTGCACCAAGCATACGGTGCCGCACATGAAGCGCGCCGGCGGCGGCAGCATCATCAACCTTTCTTCGATTTACGGACTGGTCGGCGCGCAGGATGCCCCGCCCTATCATGCATCCAAAGGCGCCGTGCGGTTGCTCACCAAAACCGATGCCCTGTTTTATGCGGCGGATCATATCCGCGTCAATTCGGTGCATCCGGGATTTGTGTGGACGCCGCTGGTCGAAAACGCGATGAAAGCGCTGGGGGATCTGGAAACCATGCGCGGCATTCTGACCAGCCAGCACCCCATCGGATTCCTGGGCGAGCCGCTGGATATCGCCTATGCCATCCTTTATCTGGCCTCCGACGAATCGCGGTTTGTCACCGGCAGCGAACTGGTGATTGATGGCGGGTATACCGCCAAATAA
- a CDS encoding DUF721 domain-containing protein yields MRKEQALRIDDLLASLLRQKKWQSNFQMAKLKQMWAELVGPEISAHAQPYRFHGKRLEVHCDHDVWRTELQYLEPELLKRIAEGMGEGVVTEIWLR; encoded by the coding sequence ATGCGCAAAGAACAAGCACTTAGGATTGACGATCTGCTGGCGAGTCTGCTGCGGCAGAAGAAGTGGCAGTCGAATTTTCAGATGGCCAAGCTCAAGCAGATGTGGGCCGAGCTGGTGGGGCCGGAAATCTCGGCGCATGCCCAGCCGTACAGGTTCCACGGCAAGCGGCTGGAAGTCCATTGTGACCACGATGTCTGGCGCACGGAACTGCAATATCTGGAACCCGAACTTCTCAAACGCATCGCCGAAGGGATGGGCGAAGGTGTGGTCACGGAGATCTGGTTGAGGTAA
- the dnaN gene encoding DNA polymerase III subunit beta has product MKFSASQSSLQTGLQPLAGVVPAKSPMPVLTHFLTQLAGNTLTITATDLEVSMETRMEVKGQKDGRALLPARKFLEEIRVFPDVMVTVEANESGRIKLNAEDKEYNLSAEGVQNYPKVPSLEEAEAFTIDRAKLKRMIEKTIFAVSRDELRPQLTGIYLKIFPEELRMVSTDGHRLAKINVKHSGYSGEPRECIIPAKAMNTVARMCAGEGEVQVLFGTNQLGFRVGNTTLITKLIEGRYPNYEAVIPSENKNTLTVDRYQFMQAVLRASIVSNEISRQIRLKLTGDQMRIMVEDIEQGNEGQETLPCAYTGDPMDIGYNAGYVLDVLKQIDMGDEVVFELGTPTSAGIVKPTEQEEDEDLLMLIMPVRLN; this is encoded by the coding sequence ATGAAGTTTTCCGCCTCCCAGAGCAGTCTGCAAACTGGCTTGCAACCCCTCGCCGGAGTTGTACCCGCCAAAAGCCCGATGCCGGTGCTCACGCATTTCCTGACGCAGCTTGCGGGCAATACGCTGACCATCACCGCCACCGATCTGGAAGTCTCGATGGAGACGCGGATGGAGGTTAAGGGTCAGAAAGATGGCCGTGCGCTGCTGCCGGCGCGCAAGTTTCTCGAGGAGATCCGCGTCTTTCCCGACGTGATGGTCACCGTGGAAGCCAACGAGAGCGGCCGGATCAAACTCAACGCCGAAGACAAGGAATATAATCTCTCGGCAGAAGGTGTGCAGAACTATCCCAAGGTGCCCTCGCTCGAGGAAGCGGAAGCCTTTACGATTGACCGCGCCAAGCTGAAGCGCATGATCGAGAAGACGATCTTTGCCGTGTCGCGCGACGAACTGCGTCCGCAGCTCACGGGAATTTATCTGAAGATATTTCCCGAAGAATTGCGCATGGTCAGCACCGACGGTCACCGCCTGGCGAAGATCAACGTCAAGCACAGCGGCTACAGCGGCGAACCGCGCGAGTGTATTATACCCGCCAAGGCCATGAATACCGTGGCCCGGATGTGCGCCGGCGAAGGCGAAGTGCAGGTCCTGTTCGGAACCAATCAGCTCGGCTTCCGCGTAGGCAACACGACGCTGATTACCAAGCTGATCGAAGGCCGCTATCCGAATTACGAAGCGGTGATTCCTTCGGAAAACAAGAATACGCTCACGGTGGACCGTTACCAGTTTATGCAGGCTGTGCTGCGCGCGTCCATCGTCTCCAATGAAATTTCGCGCCAGATCCGTCTGAAGCTTACGGGCGACCAGATGCGGATTATGGTGGAAGATATCGAGCAGGGCAACGAAGGCCAGGAAACCCTGCCCTGCGCTTATACGGGCGATCCGATGGACATCGGCTACAACGCCGGCTATGTGCTGGATGTTTTGAAGCAGATCGACATGGGCGATGAAGTGGTATTCGAACTGGGGACTCCCACCTCGGCGGGCATCGTTAAGCCCACCGAGCAGGAAGAGGATGAAGACCTGCTGATGCTCATCATGCCGGTCCGATTGAACTGA